The following coding sequences lie in one Phacochoerus africanus isolate WHEZ1 chromosome 12, ROS_Pafr_v1, whole genome shotgun sequence genomic window:
- the HNRNPU gene encoding heterogeneous nuclear ribonucleoprotein U isoform X3, producing the protein MSSSPVNVKKLKVSELKEELKKRRLSDKGLKAELMERLQAALDDEEAGGRPAMEPGNGSLDLGGDSAERSGAGLEQEAAAGGDEEEEEEEEEEEGIAALDGDQMELGEENGAAGAADSGPMEEEEAASEDENGDDQGFQEGEDELGEEEEGAGDENGHGEQQPQPPAAPQQQPQQQRGAAKEAAGKSSGPTSLFAVTVAPPGARQGQQQAGGDGKTEQKGGDKKRGVKRPREDHGRGYFEYIEENKYSRAKSPQPPVEEEDEHFDDTVVCLDTYNCDLHFKISRDRLSASSLTMESFAFLWAGGRASYGVSKGKVCFEMKVTEKIPVRHLYTKDIDIHEVRIGWSLTTSGMLLGEEEFSYGYSLKGIKTCNCETEDYGEKFDENDVITCFANFESDEVELSYAKNGQDLGIAFKISKEVLAERPLFPHVLCHNCAVEFNFGQKEKPYFPIPEEYTFIQNVPLEDRVRGPKGPEEKKDCEVVMMIGLPGAGKTTWVTKHAAENPGKYNILGTNTIMDKMMVAGFKKQMADTGKLNTLLQRAPQCLGKFIEIAARKKRNFILDQTNVSAAAQRRKMCLFAGFQRKAVVVCPKDEDYKQRTQKKAEVEGKDLPEHAVLKMKGNFTLPEVAECFDEITYVELQKEEAQKLLEQYKEESKKALPPEKKQNTGSKKSNKNKSGKNQFNRGGGHRGRGGFNMRGGNFRGGAPGNRGGYNRRGNMPQRGGGGGGSGGIGYPYPRGPVFPSRGGYSNRGNYNRGGMPNRGNYNQNFRGRGNNRGYKNQSQGYNQWQQGQFWGQKPWSQHYHQGYY; encoded by the exons ATGAGTTCCTCGCCTGTTAATGTGAAAAAGCTGAAGGTGTCGGAGCTGAAGGAGGAGCTCAAGAAGCGGCGCCTGTCCGACAAGGGCCTCAAGGCCGAGCTCATGGAGCGTCTCCAGGCCGCGCTGGACGACGAGGAGGCCGGTGGCCGCCCCGCCATGGAGCCTGGGAACGGCAGCCTAGACCTGGGCGGGGATTCCGCCGAGCGCTCGGGAGCAGGCCTCGAGCAGGAGGCCGCGGCCGGTGgcgacgaggaggaggaggaagaagaggaggaggaggaagggattgCCGCCCTGGATGGCGACCAGATGGAGCTCGGGGAGGAGAACGGCGCCGCGGGGGCGGCCGACTCGGGCCcgatggaagaggaggaggccgCCTCGGAGGACGAGAACGGCGACGACCAGGGCTTCCAGGAAGGGGAGGACGAGCtcggagaggaggaggaaggcgcGGGCGACGAGAACGGGCACGGGGAGCAGCAGCCTCAACCGCCGGCGGCGCCGCAGCAACAGCCCCAGCAGCAGCGCGGGGCCGCCAAGGAGGCCGCAGGGAAGAGCAGCGGCCCCACGTCGCTGTTCGCGGTGACGGTGGCGCCGCCCGGGGCGAGGCAGGGCCAGCAGCAGGCGGGAG GAGACggcaaaacagaacagaaaggcGGAGATAAAAAGAGAGGTGTTAAAAGACCTCGAGAAGACCATGGCCGtggatattttgaatatattgaaGAGAATAAGTATAGCAG AGCCAAATCGCCTCAGCCACCTGTTGAAGAAGAAGATGAACATTTCGACGACACAGTGGTTTGTCTTGATACTT ATAATTGcgacctacattttaaaatatcaagagaTCGCCTTAGTGCTTCTTCCCTTACTATGgagagttttgcttttctttgggcTGGAGGAAGAGCATCCTATGGTGTGTCAAAAGGCAAAGTCTGTTTTGAGATGAAG GTTACAGAGAAGATCCCAGTAAGGCATTTATATACAAAAGATATTGATATTCATGAAGTTCGGATTGGCTGGTCACTAACCACAAGTGGAATGTTGCtgg GTGAAGAAGAGTTTTCTTACGGGTATTctctaaaaggaataaaaacatgcAACTGTGAGACTGAAGATTATGGAGAGAAGTTTGATGAAAATGATGTGATCACATGTTTTGCT AACTTTGAAAGTGATGAAGTAGAACTCTCCTATGCAAAGAATGGACAAGATCTTGGCATTGCCTTCAAAATCAGTAAGGAAGTTCTTGCTGAACGACCACTCTTCCCACATGTTCTGTGCCACAACTGCGCAGTGGAATTTAATTTTGGTCAGAAGGAGAAGCCATATTTTCCAATACCTGAAGAGTATACTTTTATCCAGAATGTCCCCTTGGAGGATCGAGTTCGAGGACCAAAGGGGcctgaagagaagaaagattgtgaa GTGGTGATGATGATTGGCTTGCCAGGAGCTGGGAAAACTACCTGGGTTACTAAACATGCAGCAGAAAATCCTGGTAAATATAACATTCTTGGAACAAACACCATTATGGATAAAATGATG GTGGCAGGTTTTAAGAAGCAAATGGCAGATACTGGAAAACTGAACACACTGTTGCAGAGAGCTCCACAGTGTCTTGGGAAGTTTATTGAGATTGCTGCCCGTAAGAAACGAAATTTCATTTTGGATCAG acaaatgtgTCTGCTGCTGCCCAGAGGAGAAAAATGTGCCTGTTTGCAGGCTTCCAACGAAAAGCTGTTGTAGTTTGCCCAAAAGATGAAGACTATAAGCAGAGAACACAGAAGAAAGCAGAAGTCGAGGGAAAAGACCTACCAGAACATGCAGTCCTCAAGATGAAAG GAAACTTTACTTTGCCAGAAGTAGCTGAGTGCTTTGATGAAATAACCTATGTTGAGCTTCAGAAGGAGGAAGCCCAAAAACTTTTGGAGCAATAtaaggaagaaagcaaaaaggCTCTTCcaccagaaaagaaacagaacacaGGCTCAAAGAAgagcaataaaaataagagtGGCAAGAACCAGTTTAACAGAGGTGGTGGCCATAGAGGACGTGGTGGATTCAATATGCGTGGTGGAAATTTCAGAGGAGGAG CTCCTGGGAATCGTGGTGGATATAATAGGAGAGGCAATATGCCCCAGAGAGGCGGTGGCGGAGGCGGAAGTGGTGGAATTGGCTATCCATATCCTCGAGGCCCTGTTTTTCCCAGCCGAGGCGGTTATTCAAACAGAGGGAACTACAACAGAGGTGGAATGCCCAACAGAGGGAACTACAACCAG aacTTCAGAGGACGAGGAAACAATCGTGGCTACAAAAATCAATCTCAGGGCTACAACCAGTGGCAGCAGGGT CAATTCTGGGGTCAGAAGCCATGGAGTCAGCATTATCACCAAGGATATTATTGA
- the HNRNPU gene encoding heterogeneous nuclear ribonucleoprotein U isoform X1, with the protein MSSSPVNVKKLKVSELKEELKKRRLSDKGLKAELMERLQAALDDEEAGGRPAMEPGNGSLDLGGDSAERSGAGLEQEAAAGGDEEEEEEEEEEEGIAALDGDQMELGEENGAAGAADSGPMEEEEAASEDENGDDQGFQEGEDELGEEEEGAGDENGHGEQQPQPPAAPQQQPQQQRGAAKEAAGKSSGPTSLFAVTVAPPGARQGQQQAGGKKKAEGGGGGGRPGAPAAGDGKTEQKGGDKKRGVKRPREDHGRGYFEYIEENKYSRAKSPQPPVEEEDEHFDDTVVCLDTYNCDLHFKISRDRLSASSLTMESFAFLWAGGRASYGVSKGKVCFEMKVTEKIPVRHLYTKDIDIHEVRIGWSLTTSGMLLGEEEFSYGYSLKGIKTCNCETEDYGEKFDENDVITCFANFESDEVELSYAKNGQDLGIAFKISKEVLAERPLFPHVLCHNCAVEFNFGQKEKPYFPIPEEYTFIQNVPLEDRVRGPKGPEEKKDCEVVMMIGLPGAGKTTWVTKHAAENPGKYNILGTNTIMDKMMVAGFKKQMADTGKLNTLLQRAPQCLGKFIEIAARKKRNFILDQTNVSAAAQRRKMCLFAGFQRKAVVVCPKDEDYKQRTQKKAEVEGKDLPEHAVLKMKGNFTLPEVAECFDEITYVELQKEEAQKLLEQYKEESKKALPPEKKQNTGSKKSNKNKSGKNQFNRGGGHRGRGGFNMRGGNFRGGAPGNRGGYNRRGNMPQRGGGGGGSGGIGYPYPRGPVFPSRGGYSNRGNYNRGGMPNRGNYNQNFRGRGNNRGYKNQSQGYNQWQQGQFWGQKPWSQHYHQGYY; encoded by the exons ATGAGTTCCTCGCCTGTTAATGTGAAAAAGCTGAAGGTGTCGGAGCTGAAGGAGGAGCTCAAGAAGCGGCGCCTGTCCGACAAGGGCCTCAAGGCCGAGCTCATGGAGCGTCTCCAGGCCGCGCTGGACGACGAGGAGGCCGGTGGCCGCCCCGCCATGGAGCCTGGGAACGGCAGCCTAGACCTGGGCGGGGATTCCGCCGAGCGCTCGGGAGCAGGCCTCGAGCAGGAGGCCGCGGCCGGTGgcgacgaggaggaggaggaagaagaggaggaggaggaagggattgCCGCCCTGGATGGCGACCAGATGGAGCTCGGGGAGGAGAACGGCGCCGCGGGGGCGGCCGACTCGGGCCcgatggaagaggaggaggccgCCTCGGAGGACGAGAACGGCGACGACCAGGGCTTCCAGGAAGGGGAGGACGAGCtcggagaggaggaggaaggcgcGGGCGACGAGAACGGGCACGGGGAGCAGCAGCCTCAACCGCCGGCGGCGCCGCAGCAACAGCCCCAGCAGCAGCGCGGGGCCGCCAAGGAGGCCGCAGGGAAGAGCAGCGGCCCCACGTCGCTGTTCGCGGTGACGGTGGCGCCGCCCGGGGCGAGGCAGGGCCAGCAGCAGGCGGGAGGTAAGAAGAAGGCGGaaggcggcggaggcggcggtCGCCCCGGGGCTCCGGCGGCGG GAGACggcaaaacagaacagaaaggcGGAGATAAAAAGAGAGGTGTTAAAAGACCTCGAGAAGACCATGGCCGtggatattttgaatatattgaaGAGAATAAGTATAGCAG AGCCAAATCGCCTCAGCCACCTGTTGAAGAAGAAGATGAACATTTCGACGACACAGTGGTTTGTCTTGATACTT ATAATTGcgacctacattttaaaatatcaagagaTCGCCTTAGTGCTTCTTCCCTTACTATGgagagttttgcttttctttgggcTGGAGGAAGAGCATCCTATGGTGTGTCAAAAGGCAAAGTCTGTTTTGAGATGAAG GTTACAGAGAAGATCCCAGTAAGGCATTTATATACAAAAGATATTGATATTCATGAAGTTCGGATTGGCTGGTCACTAACCACAAGTGGAATGTTGCtgg GTGAAGAAGAGTTTTCTTACGGGTATTctctaaaaggaataaaaacatgcAACTGTGAGACTGAAGATTATGGAGAGAAGTTTGATGAAAATGATGTGATCACATGTTTTGCT AACTTTGAAAGTGATGAAGTAGAACTCTCCTATGCAAAGAATGGACAAGATCTTGGCATTGCCTTCAAAATCAGTAAGGAAGTTCTTGCTGAACGACCACTCTTCCCACATGTTCTGTGCCACAACTGCGCAGTGGAATTTAATTTTGGTCAGAAGGAGAAGCCATATTTTCCAATACCTGAAGAGTATACTTTTATCCAGAATGTCCCCTTGGAGGATCGAGTTCGAGGACCAAAGGGGcctgaagagaagaaagattgtgaa GTGGTGATGATGATTGGCTTGCCAGGAGCTGGGAAAACTACCTGGGTTACTAAACATGCAGCAGAAAATCCTGGTAAATATAACATTCTTGGAACAAACACCATTATGGATAAAATGATG GTGGCAGGTTTTAAGAAGCAAATGGCAGATACTGGAAAACTGAACACACTGTTGCAGAGAGCTCCACAGTGTCTTGGGAAGTTTATTGAGATTGCTGCCCGTAAGAAACGAAATTTCATTTTGGATCAG acaaatgtgTCTGCTGCTGCCCAGAGGAGAAAAATGTGCCTGTTTGCAGGCTTCCAACGAAAAGCTGTTGTAGTTTGCCCAAAAGATGAAGACTATAAGCAGAGAACACAGAAGAAAGCAGAAGTCGAGGGAAAAGACCTACCAGAACATGCAGTCCTCAAGATGAAAG GAAACTTTACTTTGCCAGAAGTAGCTGAGTGCTTTGATGAAATAACCTATGTTGAGCTTCAGAAGGAGGAAGCCCAAAAACTTTTGGAGCAATAtaaggaagaaagcaaaaaggCTCTTCcaccagaaaagaaacagaacacaGGCTCAAAGAAgagcaataaaaataagagtGGCAAGAACCAGTTTAACAGAGGTGGTGGCCATAGAGGACGTGGTGGATTCAATATGCGTGGTGGAAATTTCAGAGGAGGAG CTCCTGGGAATCGTGGTGGATATAATAGGAGAGGCAATATGCCCCAGAGAGGCGGTGGCGGAGGCGGAAGTGGTGGAATTGGCTATCCATATCCTCGAGGCCCTGTTTTTCCCAGCCGAGGCGGTTATTCAAACAGAGGGAACTACAACAGAGGTGGAATGCCCAACAGAGGGAACTACAACCAG aacTTCAGAGGACGAGGAAACAATCGTGGCTACAAAAATCAATCTCAGGGCTACAACCAGTGGCAGCAGGGT CAATTCTGGGGTCAGAAGCCATGGAGTCAGCATTATCACCAAGGATATTATTGA
- the HNRNPU gene encoding heterogeneous nuclear ribonucleoprotein U isoform X2: MSSSPVNVKKLKVSELKEELKKRRLSDKGLKAELMERLQAALDDEEAGGRPAMEPGNGSLDLGGDSAERSGAGLEQEAAAGGDEEEEEEEEEEEGIAALDGDQMELGEENGAAGAADSGPMEEEEAASEDENGDDQGFQEGEDELGEEEEGAGDENGHGEQQPQPPAAPQQQPQQQRGAAKEAAGKSSGPTSLFAVTVAPPGARQGQQQAGGKKKAEGGGGGGRPGAPAAGDGKTEQKGGDKKRGVKRPREDHGRGYFEYIEENKYSRAKSPQPPVEEEDEHFDDTVVCLDTYNCDLHFKISRDRLSASSLTMESFAFLWAGGRASYGVSKGKVCFEMKVTEKIPVRHLYTKDIDIHEVRIGWSLTTSGMLLGEEEFSYGYSLKGIKTCNCETEDYGEKFDENDVITCFANFESDEVELSYAKNGQDLGIAFKISKEVLAERPLFPHVLCHNCAVEFNFGQKEKPYFPIPEEYTFIQNVPLEDRVRGPKGPEEKKDCEVVMMIGLPGAGKTTWVTKHAAENPGKYNILGTNTIMDKMMVAGFKKQMADTGKLNTLLQRAPQCLGKFIEIAARKKRNFILDQTNVSAAAQRRKMCLFAGFQRKAVVVCPKDEDYKQRTQKKAEVEGKDLPEHAVLKMKGNFTLPEVAECFDEITYVELQKEEAQKLLEQYKEESKKALPPEKKQNTGSKKSNKNKSGKNQFNRGGGHRGRGGFNMRGGNFRGGAPGNRGGYNRRGNMPQRGGGGGGSGGIGYPYPRGPVFPSRGGYSNRGNYNRGGMPNRGNYNQNFRGRGNNRGYKNQSQGYNQWQQGSVHVNVLCGRVKGPK; the protein is encoded by the exons ATGAGTTCCTCGCCTGTTAATGTGAAAAAGCTGAAGGTGTCGGAGCTGAAGGAGGAGCTCAAGAAGCGGCGCCTGTCCGACAAGGGCCTCAAGGCCGAGCTCATGGAGCGTCTCCAGGCCGCGCTGGACGACGAGGAGGCCGGTGGCCGCCCCGCCATGGAGCCTGGGAACGGCAGCCTAGACCTGGGCGGGGATTCCGCCGAGCGCTCGGGAGCAGGCCTCGAGCAGGAGGCCGCGGCCGGTGgcgacgaggaggaggaggaagaagaggaggaggaggaagggattgCCGCCCTGGATGGCGACCAGATGGAGCTCGGGGAGGAGAACGGCGCCGCGGGGGCGGCCGACTCGGGCCcgatggaagaggaggaggccgCCTCGGAGGACGAGAACGGCGACGACCAGGGCTTCCAGGAAGGGGAGGACGAGCtcggagaggaggaggaaggcgcGGGCGACGAGAACGGGCACGGGGAGCAGCAGCCTCAACCGCCGGCGGCGCCGCAGCAACAGCCCCAGCAGCAGCGCGGGGCCGCCAAGGAGGCCGCAGGGAAGAGCAGCGGCCCCACGTCGCTGTTCGCGGTGACGGTGGCGCCGCCCGGGGCGAGGCAGGGCCAGCAGCAGGCGGGAGGTAAGAAGAAGGCGGaaggcggcggaggcggcggtCGCCCCGGGGCTCCGGCGGCGG GAGACggcaaaacagaacagaaaggcGGAGATAAAAAGAGAGGTGTTAAAAGACCTCGAGAAGACCATGGCCGtggatattttgaatatattgaaGAGAATAAGTATAGCAG AGCCAAATCGCCTCAGCCACCTGTTGAAGAAGAAGATGAACATTTCGACGACACAGTGGTTTGTCTTGATACTT ATAATTGcgacctacattttaaaatatcaagagaTCGCCTTAGTGCTTCTTCCCTTACTATGgagagttttgcttttctttgggcTGGAGGAAGAGCATCCTATGGTGTGTCAAAAGGCAAAGTCTGTTTTGAGATGAAG GTTACAGAGAAGATCCCAGTAAGGCATTTATATACAAAAGATATTGATATTCATGAAGTTCGGATTGGCTGGTCACTAACCACAAGTGGAATGTTGCtgg GTGAAGAAGAGTTTTCTTACGGGTATTctctaaaaggaataaaaacatgcAACTGTGAGACTGAAGATTATGGAGAGAAGTTTGATGAAAATGATGTGATCACATGTTTTGCT AACTTTGAAAGTGATGAAGTAGAACTCTCCTATGCAAAGAATGGACAAGATCTTGGCATTGCCTTCAAAATCAGTAAGGAAGTTCTTGCTGAACGACCACTCTTCCCACATGTTCTGTGCCACAACTGCGCAGTGGAATTTAATTTTGGTCAGAAGGAGAAGCCATATTTTCCAATACCTGAAGAGTATACTTTTATCCAGAATGTCCCCTTGGAGGATCGAGTTCGAGGACCAAAGGGGcctgaagagaagaaagattgtgaa GTGGTGATGATGATTGGCTTGCCAGGAGCTGGGAAAACTACCTGGGTTACTAAACATGCAGCAGAAAATCCTGGTAAATATAACATTCTTGGAACAAACACCATTATGGATAAAATGATG GTGGCAGGTTTTAAGAAGCAAATGGCAGATACTGGAAAACTGAACACACTGTTGCAGAGAGCTCCACAGTGTCTTGGGAAGTTTATTGAGATTGCTGCCCGTAAGAAACGAAATTTCATTTTGGATCAG acaaatgtgTCTGCTGCTGCCCAGAGGAGAAAAATGTGCCTGTTTGCAGGCTTCCAACGAAAAGCTGTTGTAGTTTGCCCAAAAGATGAAGACTATAAGCAGAGAACACAGAAGAAAGCAGAAGTCGAGGGAAAAGACCTACCAGAACATGCAGTCCTCAAGATGAAAG GAAACTTTACTTTGCCAGAAGTAGCTGAGTGCTTTGATGAAATAACCTATGTTGAGCTTCAGAAGGAGGAAGCCCAAAAACTTTTGGAGCAATAtaaggaagaaagcaaaaaggCTCTTCcaccagaaaagaaacagaacacaGGCTCAAAGAAgagcaataaaaataagagtGGCAAGAACCAGTTTAACAGAGGTGGTGGCCATAGAGGACGTGGTGGATTCAATATGCGTGGTGGAAATTTCAGAGGAGGAG CTCCTGGGAATCGTGGTGGATATAATAGGAGAGGCAATATGCCCCAGAGAGGCGGTGGCGGAGGCGGAAGTGGTGGAATTGGCTATCCATATCCTCGAGGCCCTGTTTTTCCCAGCCGAGGCGGTTATTCAAACAGAGGGAACTACAACAGAGGTGGAATGCCCAACAGAGGGAACTACAACCAG aacTTCAGAGGACGAGGAAACAATCGTGGCTACAAAAATCAATCTCAGGGCTACAACCAGTGGCAGCAGGGT TCTGTCCATGTGAATGTGCTGTGTGGAAGAGTAAAAGGGCCCAAGTAA
- the LOC125112657 gene encoding cytochrome c oxidase assembly protein COX20, mitochondrial produces MAAAAEEADADNAAAADSGRRSLKWRTARRGRGEDAGGASVRGGPRRRRGGAEAPTARMAATPEPGEPGKGKPFKLLGILDVENTPCARESILHGSLGSVVAGLGHFLLTSRIRRSCDVAVGGFILVTLGCWFHCRYNYAKLRIQERVAREGIKNKILYESTHLDPERKTNGSGSSH; encoded by the exons ATGGCGGCCGCTGCCGAGGAAGCCGACGCGGACAACGCTGCAGCCGCCGATAGTGGGAGACGTTCCCTAAAATGGCGGACTGCGCGGCGCGGGCGGGGCGAGGACGCGGGCGGGGCGTCCGTTCGTGGCGGCCctcggcggcggcggggcggggcggaggcgCCGACTGCTCGCATGGCCGCCACGCCGGAACCCGGCGAGCCCGGGAAGGGGAAG CCATTTAAGCTCCTAGGAATCTTAGATGTCGAGAACACACCCTGTGCACGGGAATCAATATTACATGGTTCGTTGGGATCTGTTGTGGCTGGCCTTGGACACTTTTTGTTAACGa GTAGAATCAGAAGATCATGTGATGTTGCAGTAGGAGGATTTATCTTGGTAACTTTAGGATGCTG GTTCCATTGTAGATATAATTATGCAAAGCTAAGAATCCAGGAAAGAGTTGCCAgagaaggaattaaaaacaagattttatATGAAAGTACCCACCTTGATCCTGAAAGAAAAACCAACGGGAGCGGCAGCAGCCATTGA